A single Anabas testudineus chromosome 10, fAnaTes1.2, whole genome shotgun sequence DNA region contains:
- the rnaseh2c gene encoding ribonuclease H2 subunit C: MSCNTSVTHVHVSSVDQAQKAPVHLIPCEIEHNGPAQVSQYFTATIKDRKHEKTVSFRGRGLKGQELSCPQGYTGLVLKEINKPGSDQEDRTVKVSSVFDKLTYWNLETPPNSDDTVVRAMDWPDLAEAIHGPVED; encoded by the exons ATGTCCTGTAACACCAGTGTTACTCATGTTCATGTGTCATCTGTGGACCAGGCACAGAAAGCTCCAGTCCACCTTATTCCATGTGAGATCGAACACAATGGGCCTGCACAGGTGTCACAATACTTCACCGCTACTATAAAAGACCGCAAACATG agaagacagTGTCATTCAGGGGGCGTGGGCTGAAGGGGCAGGAGCTTAGCTGTCCGCAGGGCTACACCGGCTTGGTGCTGAAAGAGATCAACAAGCCTGGCTCTGATCAAGAG GACAGGACAGTGAAGGTGTCCTCTGTGTTTGACAAGTTGACTTACTGGAACCTGGAGACTCCTCCAAACTCTGATGACACAGTTGTGAGGGCAATGGATTGGCCTGACCTGGCTGAGGCA ATTCATGGTCCAGTAGAAGACTGA